Within Anaerobaca lacustris, the genomic segment AGGGCCAGTCTTGTGGTGAACCAAAACTCCGATCCTCGGCCTTCTTTGCTGACAACGCCAATCGTGCCGCCCATCATTTCGGCCAGTTGTTTGGAGATGGCCAGCCCCAGGCCGGTACCGCCGTATTTGCGAGTGGTCGATGCATCCACCTGAGTGAACTTATCAAATAGAACGCCAATCTTGTCCGCTGGAATCCCGATACCCGTGTCGCGCACAGAAAACCGCAAGACGACCTCGTCGTCGGTTTTGGCATCCAACTCGACGTGGACTGCCACTTCGCCGCTCTCGGTGAATTTGATGGCGTTGCCGGCCAGGTTCGTCAGAATTTGTCGCAACCGCCCGGGGTCGCCCTTCAGATAGGACGGCACGTCCGGATGGGCCGCACAGATGAACTCCAGTCCCTTTTCGTTCGCCCGCATCGCCATCATCGGGCCGAAATCCTCCAGTACATCGCGAATGTCAAAGTCAATCGCCTCCAGATCCAGCTTGCCGGCCTCAATCTTGGAGAAATCGAGAATGTCATTGATCAAAGCCAGCAATGAATCGCCACTGCTTTGTACGATTTGGACATACTCCCTCTGCTCGTCCGTCAGCTCGGTATCCAGCAGCAGGCCCGTCATGCCGATGATCCCGTTCATCGGCGTGCGGATCTCATGGCTCATGCTGGCCAGGAACTGGCTCTTGGCGATGTTGGCCATCTCCGCCTGCATTGCCAGATCATTGGCTCGGGCCGTGGCCTCCTCCAGATAGCAATTGACTTGCCGAAGTTCTTCCTCCACTTGCTTGCGCTCGGTGATGTCAACCAGGGTCTCCAACAGAAGGTCTTCGCCGTTGATATT encodes:
- a CDS encoding ATP-binding protein, whose product is LAAEALARAHENLTMILQKAPFGVVIIDKQRGIRYANPAVCTMAGVERMEDIVGRQCAEYLCPAQQNECPILDKRQTMDNSERILRRHDGREIPILKTVTEININGEDLLLETLVDITERKQVEEELRQVNCYLEEATARANDLAMQAEMANIAKSQFLASMSHEIRTPMNGIIGMTGLLLDTELTDEQREYVQIVQSSGDSLLALINDILDFSKIEAGKLDLEAIDFDIRDVLEDFGPMMAMRANEKGLEFICAAHPDVPSYLKGDPGRLRQILTNLAGNAIKFTESGEVAVHVELDAKTDDEVVLRFSVRDTGIGIPADKIGVLFDKFTQVDASTTRKYGGTGLGLAISKQLAEMMGGTIGVVSKEGRGSEFWFTTRLAL